A region from the Leptospira venezuelensis genome encodes:
- a CDS encoding metal-dependent hydrolase, with the protein MATIFSHPAVPISLFLFFGKKKVPVLLAIFGIFFSILPDFDVVAFKFGIPYESDWGHRGFTHSILFALIASCIVAFFRTKLKTSWLTIFLFLFVSAISHGVLDAMTTGGLGVGFFIPWSSERIFFEYRPIRVSPIGPKNFFTERGWIVIQSELLYIWVPAVLVSGTGILIRRFISKDRSLNH; encoded by the coding sequence ATGGCCACAATATTCTCCCATCCGGCAGTCCCTATATCTCTCTTCCTATTTTTCGGAAAAAAGAAGGTCCCGGTCCTACTTGCGATTTTCGGAATATTCTTCTCCATTCTTCCTGATTTTGACGTGGTTGCATTCAAATTTGGAATTCCATACGAAAGCGATTGGGGTCACAGAGGATTTACTCATTCTATCTTATTTGCTTTAATCGCCTCCTGCATTGTGGCATTCTTCAGGACCAAACTGAAGACAAGTTGGCTTACTATCTTTTTATTTCTTTTTGTGTCTGCAATCTCTCACGGAGTATTGGATGCGATGACCACAGGTGGGTTGGGAGTTGGGTTTTTTATTCCTTGGAGTTCTGAAAGGATCTTTTTTGAATATAGACCGATCAGAGTTTCTCCTATCGGTCCAAAAAACTTTTTTACGGAAAGGGGTTGGATTGTGATCCAATCAGAACTTTTGTATATTTGGGTCCCGGCAGTTTTAGTGTCCGGAACCGGTATCTTGATTAGAAGGTTTATTTCTAAAGATAGATCACTGAACCACTAG
- a CDS encoding ankyrin repeat domain-containing protein, translating into MGDNPLEFLFKTNLQWKSFDVGIPRKNTFSNLRFVVAPTKKGISIITCVLLILFLFSAELLSKETSVQKIYIHKLKLENGVPKYLESRFRNGIINSILKNFEGKFNIADDDSLAALLKQVELNQKLNCSDEICMKQIADAIDADELISGTIFQTNKGFKINLRSQKRDSVALTYTIKASFDLEFPEYQIDYYSSEAGRKLIDPRYAINFAAAFPGSVEKVEFPSFKGQDDKTGEINVLNFKIEDQGAKNFVETIRPKLSKADDLVKEKLYEKSILEYGDTLNALEQRLSERSKTEMSDYLKNIRGKISNSYFLIYKDKFSAMDLSAGKGGEISVLKKLSEEYTDLKKEYTTKTPSSFRLSEFEKALDDRIEKLNFLVFGLQEKEGDRLYADFDFTGAILNYRSVRSELIKLKSGPESSALKSRVERKILTSETTGRSYLQSKLSGLYQSLEKSFLAEALESDPDRQKNHLEKIDEGFKQILEILARSEFVSEEQIKYFNHFRTKAAPQVGKNLFDQERANLLLHEGIDKKSKTQVDTCIKLGANPNSIHSDSGKNAAQRLAESDTILISPDSLKILRNSIKTDPDLDSDFFESVRQRKIDDINRFVLKGSDPNTKDYLDNTPLHKSAGFGFYEVSSFLLQIGAELNSKNGEGETPLHRAVLHGFYELCTLFLRSGADPNATRNDGMTPLHLAVQFPDITRLLLQRGSDLNLKNDEGWTPVHKAAESGDPESLKLLIQAGARVNEKDNIGWTPMDWAVQKNRYENPNIVKILKKAGAECQVNCVE; encoded by the coding sequence ATGGGAGATAATCCTTTGGAATTTCTTTTTAAGACTAACTTACAATGGAAATCTTTTGATGTTGGAATTCCTAGAAAAAATACTTTTTCTAATCTTCGTTTTGTAGTAGCTCCTACTAAAAAAGGAATTTCGATAATTACTTGCGTTCTATTAATTTTATTTCTTTTCAGCGCCGAACTTCTTTCTAAAGAAACCTCAGTCCAGAAGATCTATATCCATAAACTTAAATTAGAGAATGGAGTTCCCAAATACTTAGAAAGCAGATTTAGAAACGGGATCATCAATTCTATATTAAAAAATTTTGAAGGAAAATTTAACATCGCGGACGACGACTCCTTAGCCGCGCTTCTAAAACAAGTAGAATTGAATCAAAAGTTAAACTGTAGCGACGAGATCTGTATGAAACAAATTGCAGATGCAATCGATGCAGATGAGTTGATCTCGGGGACAATTTTCCAAACGAATAAAGGGTTTAAGATCAATTTAAGATCTCAAAAAAGAGATTCGGTTGCGCTAACCTATACAATCAAGGCCTCTTTTGATCTAGAATTTCCGGAATACCAAATAGATTACTACTCCTCAGAAGCCGGGCGCAAACTAATTGATCCAAGATACGCAATCAATTTTGCAGCCGCATTTCCAGGTTCGGTGGAGAAGGTAGAATTTCCCAGCTTTAAGGGCCAAGACGATAAAACTGGCGAGATCAATGTTCTAAATTTCAAAATAGAAGACCAAGGCGCTAAAAATTTCGTCGAGACAATTAGGCCGAAACTTTCCAAGGCAGATGATCTAGTAAAAGAAAAACTCTATGAGAAATCCATTCTAGAATATGGGGATACATTAAACGCTTTAGAGCAAAGGCTTTCGGAAAGATCCAAAACAGAGATGTCCGATTATCTAAAAAACATCCGAGGGAAAATATCAAATTCATATTTTTTAATATATAAAGATAAGTTTTCCGCAATGGATTTATCTGCGGGGAAAGGAGGAGAGATCTCTGTTTTAAAAAAATTAAGTGAAGAGTATACAGATCTAAAAAAGGAATATACTACTAAAACACCTTCTTCCTTTCGATTGTCTGAATTTGAAAAAGCATTGGATGATCGTATTGAAAAACTGAATTTTCTGGTCTTTGGTCTTCAAGAGAAAGAGGGAGACAGGCTTTACGCGGATTTTGATTTCACAGGTGCTATTTTGAATTATCGATCTGTTCGCAGCGAGCTTATCAAATTAAAATCCGGACCTGAATCTTCTGCATTGAAATCAAGAGTAGAAAGAAAGATCCTAACTTCCGAAACTACAGGACGATCTTATCTACAAAGTAAACTTTCTGGATTATACCAAAGCTTGGAAAAATCTTTTCTTGCGGAAGCATTGGAATCGGATCCTGATCGTCAAAAAAATCATCTAGAAAAAATAGACGAAGGTTTCAAACAGATCCTTGAAATTTTAGCTAGATCTGAATTTGTTTCAGAAGAGCAGATAAAATATTTCAATCATTTCCGGACTAAGGCTGCTCCTCAAGTCGGTAAAAATTTATTCGATCAGGAAAGAGCAAACCTTCTTCTCCATGAAGGAATAGATAAAAAATCTAAAACCCAAGTAGATACCTGCATTAAGTTAGGAGCCAATCCGAATTCGATCCATTCAGATTCAGGCAAAAACGCGGCACAAAGATTGGCGGAAAGCGATACGATCCTGATCAGCCCTGACTCTTTAAAAATTTTAAGAAATTCCATAAAAACGGATCCAGACTTAGATTCAGATTTTTTCGAATCTGTGCGCCAAAGAAAGATAGATGATATCAATCGATTCGTGTTAAAAGGTTCAGACCCAAATACAAAAGATTATTTAGATAATACTCCTTTGCATAAGTCTGCAGGTTTCGGATTTTATGAGGTATCTTCATTCCTTTTGCAGATTGGTGCAGAGTTGAATTCCAAAAATGGAGAAGGAGAAACTCCTTTGCATAGAGCTGTTCTTCATGGATTTTATGAATTATGTACTTTGTTCTTAAGATCTGGAGCAGACCCGAACGCAACTCGAAATGATGGAATGACTCCTTTACATCTAGCCGTTCAATTCCCTGATATTACAAGATTACTTTTACAAAGAGGATCGGATCTGAATTTGAAGAACGACGAGGGCTGGACGCCTGTTCATAAAGCTGCAGAAAGCGGAGATCCAGAATCTTTAAAACTTTTGATCCAAGCTGGCGCAAGAGTAAACGAAAAAGATAATATTGGCTGGACTCCTATGGATTGGGCAGTCCAAAAGAATCGTTATGAAAATCCGAACATTGTAAAAATTCTAAAAAAAGCAGGGGCAGAATGCCAAGTCAATTGTGTAGAGTAA
- a CDS encoding 3-hydroxyacyl-CoA dehydrogenase family protein: MREIKTVTVLGANGTMGAGSAAIVAAFGKAKVHMLARDVNKAKEGIEKAISSIKTDTIRPRLIPGSYDQDLEKAVSESDWVFELVAESYEVKEPINKRIAKARKPGTIVSTVSSGLSIARLADAFDEDGKKHYYGTHFFNPPYKMILCELVTHAGNDKKVTKKLGEYLDKTLGRAVVYTNDTPAFAGNRIGFQLINEAAIKAEEYSDKGGIALIDAIMSGYTGRAMAPLDTADFVGLDVHKAIVDNLYEMTKDAAHSTFKLPGYFQKLIDKGDLGRKSGQGLYKMTKTPDGKKEKLYYDIKGDLFVPVPKFDIPFIKAANSRIGEADYIGAMNIVKEAKGLEADIARYFIARYVSYSLSIVGEVVDTKEMSDLAMGTGFNWAPASAFVDFLGGPKEAISLITKAKLPVPEVLAKAKAGKPFYQLKDILDARSLFKG; the protein is encoded by the coding sequence ATGAGGGAAATCAAAACCGTAACCGTTCTTGGCGCAAATGGGACAATGGGCGCCGGATCCGCAGCTATCGTAGCAGCCTTCGGTAAGGCAAAAGTCCATATGTTAGCCCGTGACGTAAACAAGGCTAAAGAAGGGATCGAAAAAGCTATTTCTTCCATCAAAACGGACACTATCCGTCCTAGATTAATTCCTGGTTCTTATGACCAAGACCTGGAAAAAGCAGTCTCCGAATCCGATTGGGTTTTCGAGCTTGTTGCAGAAAGTTATGAAGTAAAAGAACCGATCAACAAAAGGATCGCGAAAGCTCGTAAACCGGGCACTATCGTATCCACTGTTTCTTCCGGTCTTTCTATCGCTCGTCTAGCAGATGCTTTCGACGAAGACGGTAAAAAACATTATTACGGAACTCACTTCTTCAACCCTCCGTATAAAATGATCCTTTGTGAATTAGTAACTCACGCAGGAAATGATAAGAAAGTTACCAAAAAACTTGGCGAGTATCTGGATAAAACTCTAGGCCGCGCTGTAGTTTATACGAATGATACTCCAGCATTCGCAGGTAACAGAATCGGATTCCAGTTGATCAATGAAGCTGCTATCAAAGCGGAAGAGTATTCCGACAAAGGTGGTATCGCACTTATCGACGCAATCATGAGTGGATATACCGGAAGAGCAATGGCTCCTCTAGACACTGCCGACTTCGTTGGTTTGGATGTTCATAAAGCAATCGTAGACAACCTCTATGAGATGACTAAAGATGCTGCACATTCTACGTTCAAACTTCCTGGTTATTTCCAAAAGTTAATCGATAAAGGTGACTTAGGAAGAAAGTCCGGACAAGGTCTTTACAAAATGACCAAAACTCCTGACGGCAAAAAGGAAAAACTATATTACGATATCAAAGGTGACCTGTTTGTTCCGGTCCCTAAATTTGATATTCCTTTTATCAAAGCAGCTAACAGCAGGATAGGCGAGGCTGATTATATCGGCGCAATGAATATCGTAAAAGAAGCGAAAGGTCTGGAAGCAGATATCGCTCGTTACTTTATCGCTCGTTACGTAAGCTACTCTCTTTCCATCGTGGGAGAAGTTGTAGATACTAAAGAAATGAGCGACCTTGCAATGGGAACTGGATTTAACTGGGCACCTGCTTCTGCATTCGTAGACTTCTTAGGCGGTCCTAAGGAAGCAATCAGTCTAATCACTAAAGCAAAACTTCCTGTTCCGGAAGTATTGGCAAAAGCGAAAGCGGGAAAACCTTTCTATCAACTGAAAGATATTTTAGACGCTCGTTCTCTTTTTAAAGGATAA
- the amt gene encoding ammonium transporter: protein MILEKSLLDILWVLVCSGLVLIMQGGFLVLESGLTRAKNSINVAIKNVADFGVATLLFYTFGFGLMFGVTWNGLIGTSLFAPVFPEGKAWPPTFFLFQLVFCGTSATIVSGAVAERLKFHSYLFATALISGVIYPIAGHWCWGGSLTDENHGWLAARGFHDFAGSTLVHSVGGWVSLSLLLIVGARIGRFPENEPPKAVTGSNLPMAMLGGILLWFGWMGFNGGSTLGFNEKVPGIILNTIISSGFSLMVAMLAAWLIKGFPEATAPLNGSLAGLVAITAGADCFTPIQSAIIGSIAGSFVLPAEKLLEKLKIDDAVGAIPVHLIGGIWGTIAVGIFGDLNLIGHNVTRSSLILTQLLGILSVGGFAFGLSLLIFYLINKFFPLRVDGDEERMGLNISEHKATTELIDLFLAMDYQRKTGDLAVDVPVEPFTEVGQIAERYNLVLGTVRSTLADNEKARVEIADAYEKVRIEQDKAEKLLLNILPGSIAQELKSNTGLIADSYPNVSILFADIVGFTKLSAVMRPESVVRILNDVFSHFDILAEKYGLEKIKTIGDAYMAVGGLPLPNEAHPLLVAHMAWDMKELLSKFKLKKMGTKLRMRIGINTGPVVAGVIGTKKFIYDIWGDAVNLASRMESHGVPGEIQVTESTAELIKSDFALTERGEIKVKGKGLVKTFLISHRLRSPEERFTDLGYSFSAT, encoded by the coding sequence ATGATCTTAGAAAAGAGCTTATTAGATATACTTTGGGTCTTGGTATGTTCAGGACTGGTGCTAATCATGCAAGGTGGTTTCCTTGTATTAGAATCTGGACTTACCAGAGCAAAGAACTCCATTAACGTTGCTATCAAGAACGTGGCGGACTTCGGAGTAGCTACTCTTCTTTTTTATACATTCGGATTTGGACTCATGTTCGGAGTCACATGGAACGGACTCATTGGAACTTCTTTATTTGCTCCTGTGTTTCCAGAAGGTAAGGCTTGGCCTCCTACCTTCTTCTTATTCCAACTAGTTTTCTGTGGAACTTCTGCGACTATAGTTTCAGGAGCAGTTGCAGAAAGATTAAAATTCCATTCTTACCTATTTGCAACCGCTCTCATTTCAGGGGTGATCTATCCGATCGCCGGTCATTGGTGTTGGGGAGGAAGTTTAACAGATGAGAATCATGGTTGGTTAGCCGCGAGAGGATTTCACGACTTCGCTGGTTCCACTTTGGTTCATAGCGTGGGGGGTTGGGTATCACTTTCACTTCTTCTTATCGTAGGAGCAAGGATAGGAAGATTTCCGGAGAATGAACCACCTAAGGCTGTGACCGGAAGTAATTTACCTATGGCGATGTTAGGTGGAATTCTTCTTTGGTTCGGATGGATGGGATTTAATGGGGGAAGTACTTTAGGTTTTAACGAAAAAGTTCCGGGCATTATACTGAATACGATCATCTCTTCCGGATTCTCTCTCATGGTTGCTATGTTGGCTGCGTGGTTGATCAAAGGATTTCCAGAAGCGACTGCTCCATTGAACGGATCTTTGGCTGGATTAGTTGCCATCACCGCAGGAGCGGATTGTTTTACTCCAATTCAGTCCGCCATCATAGGTAGTATTGCGGGTTCCTTTGTTCTTCCTGCGGAAAAACTTTTAGAAAAATTGAAGATAGATGATGCAGTGGGAGCTATCCCTGTCCACTTGATCGGAGGAATTTGGGGAACGATTGCTGTAGGAATTTTTGGCGATCTGAACCTGATTGGGCATAATGTAACAAGGTCCTCTCTTATTCTCACTCAGTTATTGGGAATCCTTTCTGTAGGAGGATTTGCATTCGGACTTTCTTTGCTGATCTTCTACCTAATTAATAAATTTTTCCCGCTCCGGGTGGATGGGGACGAAGAAAGAATGGGGCTGAATATCTCCGAGCATAAAGCAACGACGGAGCTGATCGACCTATTCTTAGCTATGGATTACCAGAGAAAAACTGGGGACCTTGCAGTGGATGTTCCTGTTGAACCATTTACAGAAGTGGGCCAGATTGCGGAACGTTACAATCTGGTCTTAGGAACAGTACGTTCTACACTTGCAGACAATGAGAAAGCAAGGGTAGAGATTGCAGATGCTTATGAAAAGGTGCGTATCGAGCAGGATAAGGCCGAAAAATTACTTCTGAATATTCTTCCGGGTTCTATTGCTCAGGAGTTGAAGTCGAACACGGGGCTAATTGCAGATAGTTATCCGAATGTTTCTATTCTTTTTGCGGATATCGTTGGTTTCACTAAACTTTCTGCAGTGATGAGACCCGAGTCCGTAGTACGCATCTTAAACGATGTATTCTCTCATTTCGATATTCTGGCAGAAAAATACGGTTTGGAGAAGATTAAGACCATCGGAGACGCGTATATGGCGGTTGGAGGCCTTCCTTTACCGAATGAAGCACATCCTTTGCTTGTAGCTCATATGGCTTGGGACATGAAGGAGCTTCTTTCTAAATTCAAACTCAAGAAAATGGGTACTAAACTGCGTATGAGGATAGGAATTAATACTGGTCCAGTAGTTGCCGGAGTCATCGGAACTAAAAAATTCATCTACGATATCTGGGGAGATGCAGTAAATCTAGCGAGTCGTATGGAATCTCATGGTGTTCCGGGAGAAATTCAGGTCACAGAATCCACTGCTGAACTAATTAAATCCGATTTTGCGTTAACAGAAAGAGGAGAGATCAAGGTGAAAGGAAAAGGTTTAGTCAAAACCTTCTTAATTAGCCATCGACTTCGCTCTCCTGAAGAGAGATTTACCGATCTAGGATACTCATTCAGTGCAACTTAA
- a CDS encoding M48 family metallopeptidase: protein MIDLSNSVRPYVLKLLVVLGLASFSGSPIFSQSKPGEFDAELYAQLVRQSNVQFTNLIKSKTVLSDHKGWKKPIDKAFGKLSKNSGNPPFPLVYKIVKEPSFNAFAMAGGQFCIHSGALDSLDEIIKQKEADAAQKLDFHRERYIAGVLSHELAHFYNKHVFNSVKKFYALKDEPSGKAFLENSKFSQEQELDADQTGLFLLDKAGYGGDFMLVTLQTLNEVEQSYKEALASSKADKTRPELIGSHYFSSHPSPNERLSRLKTDKQELYAFLAKMEKTFDDIQLGRNLDDARSNLEDGIKKFPENTYLSKALAVCMHKIWMATASNEELKLKPVLDMPSFRDTMVFPPDKSKRAVMRIVPGNEAAYNRALKAYREVIVKTDDPYFLSNYAVLLSYSADEKDLDVAVNVANQAFQAEGTVALANNLGVVLFWTDKREEAKELFNRLALSIDQKIRTLANQSGNNPQIAQYLKTIGQSTAQKQQVDPDYIYENFTPILNIALVESYSAVDPKSKGLASYYLTNYDSTSGWAKVLAKIHSIELTAPTAPNEVNAFKVGGVGPGDKLEDLLKNWGKPTRIKTDKKSGLEYFEYDNKETAFILDMGTVVQVNVVGDNSPGLGQGITVGSSKPAAEKLLGSKFRKQGEYHDYYEKGKAFVKYNKHGKIDLLVVQ, encoded by the coding sequence ATGATCGATCTTTCGAATTCGGTTCGCCCTTATGTCCTAAAACTATTGGTGGTTTTAGGGTTAGCATCCTTCTCGGGCTCTCCAATTTTTTCTCAAAGCAAACCGGGAGAATTCGACGCAGAATTGTATGCTCAGTTAGTGCGACAAAGTAATGTACAGTTCACAAATCTGATCAAATCAAAGACTGTACTTTCAGATCATAAAGGTTGGAAGAAGCCGATAGACAAAGCATTCGGTAAACTTTCCAAAAATTCGGGCAATCCTCCTTTTCCTCTAGTTTACAAAATTGTAAAAGAGCCCAGCTTCAACGCTTTTGCAATGGCAGGAGGACAATTCTGTATTCATTCAGGTGCACTGGATTCTTTAGATGAGATCATCAAACAAAAAGAAGCAGACGCGGCTCAAAAACTGGACTTTCATCGCGAAAGATATATTGCAGGAGTATTGTCTCACGAGTTAGCTCACTTCTATAATAAACATGTTTTCAATAGTGTAAAAAAGTTTTACGCACTCAAAGATGAACCTTCTGGAAAAGCATTTTTAGAAAACAGCAAGTTCTCCCAAGAACAAGAGTTAGATGCTGATCAAACCGGATTATTCTTATTAGACAAGGCAGGTTACGGTGGTGACTTCATGCTAGTCACTCTCCAAACTTTGAACGAAGTAGAACAATCTTATAAAGAAGCATTAGCTTCTTCTAAAGCGGATAAAACAAGACCTGAACTGATAGGTTCTCATTATTTTTCCAGCCACCCTTCTCCGAATGAAAGATTATCCAGACTTAAAACGGATAAACAAGAACTGTATGCATTCTTAGCTAAGATGGAAAAAACATTCGATGATATCCAGTTAGGAAGAAATTTAGATGATGCAAGATCCAACTTGGAAGACGGGATCAAAAAATTCCCAGAGAATACTTATTTAAGCAAAGCTCTAGCTGTTTGTATGCACAAGATCTGGATGGCAACCGCTTCTAACGAAGAATTAAAATTAAAACCCGTATTGGACATGCCTTCTTTTAGAGACACTATGGTGTTTCCTCCGGACAAAAGTAAACGTGCAGTTATGAGGATTGTTCCTGGAAACGAAGCAGCTTATAATCGTGCACTCAAAGCATATAGAGAAGTGATTGTGAAAACAGATGATCCTTACTTTCTCTCCAACTATGCAGTACTACTTTCTTATTCCGCAGATGAAAAAGATTTAGATGTGGCAGTTAATGTTGCAAACCAAGCTTTCCAAGCAGAAGGAACTGTTGCGTTAGCAAATAACTTAGGAGTAGTTCTATTCTGGACTGATAAGAGAGAAGAAGCCAAAGAACTTTTCAATCGTCTTGCTCTTTCGATCGATCAAAAAATCAGGACTCTTGCCAATCAAAGTGGAAACAATCCTCAGATTGCTCAGTATCTAAAAACAATTGGGCAGTCGACTGCTCAAAAACAACAGGTGGATCCTGATTATATTTATGAGAATTTCACTCCGATTTTAAACATAGCACTTGTAGAATCTTATTCTGCAGTTGATCCAAAATCAAAAGGACTCGCTAGTTATTATCTAACCAATTATGATTCTACTTCTGGTTGGGCAAAAGTATTAGCAAAGATCCATTCAATCGAACTCACTGCTCCTACAGCTCCGAATGAGGTGAATGCTTTTAAAGTAGGAGGAGTCGGTCCTGGAGATAAATTAGAAGATCTTCTGAAAAACTGGGGAAAACCTACACGTATCAAAACAGATAAAAAAAGCGGTTTAGAATACTTTGAATACGATAACAAAGAGACTGCTTTCATCTTAGATATGGGAACTGTAGTTCAGGTGAATGTAGTAGGAGATAATAGCCCTGGCTTAGGACAAGGGATCACAGTTGGATCTTCTAAACCAGCTGCAGAAAAACTTTTGGGCTCTAAGTTCAGAAAACAAGGTGAATATCATGACTACTACGAAAAAGGAAAAGCATTCGTGAAGTATAACAAACACGGAAAGATAGATCTGCTAGTGGTTCAGTGA
- a CDS encoding acetyl-CoA acetyltransferase, producing MKDAVYVLGGEQTDFQRNWTKEGKTFMSLFREAVQDGLEKVGLTPDEIKKLNKQNRIGVFIGNFDAEQYAVQGHLGAFLTEVDPCFFGVPGARYEAACASGSVALDAAQTKLRAKDYDVAIVVGMEIMKTVSSSVGGDFLGTAAYYEKEAKGVQFPFPKLFGKLADVLLERYKLDEKRYMGALAEISRINYANAKRNPKAQTRSWFMNNEHANSRGGEFNMAVGGRLAITDCSQVTDGAALVVLANKNYAEEFAKKKGTKLSAYPKIKGWGHRVAPITFEAKVAESKGDKWVLPWTRQTVKDAFDRSGMNTKDIDVFETHDCFTSSEYAAISAFGITQPGKEHEAIEDGVIDFHGKKPINPSGGLIGAGHPVGASGVRMMLDIYKQVTGTAGDYQVEGAKNGLMLNIGGSATTNYVFVVGK from the coding sequence ATGAAAGATGCAGTTTACGTACTCGGCGGAGAACAAACAGACTTCCAACGTAACTGGACTAAAGAAGGAAAGACCTTCATGTCCTTGTTCAGGGAAGCCGTTCAAGACGGACTAGAAAAAGTAGGTCTTACTCCTGACGAAATCAAAAAGTTAAACAAACAAAATCGTATCGGTGTTTTCATCGGAAACTTCGACGCGGAACAATATGCAGTCCAAGGACATTTGGGCGCTTTCTTAACTGAAGTAGATCCTTGTTTCTTTGGAGTTCCAGGCGCTCGTTACGAAGCAGCTTGCGCTTCTGGATCTGTTGCTCTTGATGCAGCTCAAACCAAACTTCGCGCTAAAGATTATGATGTAGCGATCGTTGTTGGTATGGAGATCATGAAGACAGTTTCTTCCTCTGTTGGAGGAGACTTCTTAGGAACCGCAGCTTATTACGAAAAAGAAGCAAAGGGAGTTCAATTCCCATTCCCTAAACTTTTCGGAAAACTCGCAGACGTTCTTTTAGAACGTTATAAGTTAGATGAAAAACGTTATATGGGAGCTCTTGCGGAAATTTCCAGAATCAATTACGCAAACGCAAAACGTAACCCTAAGGCTCAAACTCGCTCTTGGTTCATGAACAACGAACATGCAAACTCAAGAGGTGGAGAGTTCAATATGGCAGTGGGTGGACGTCTTGCAATCACCGACTGTTCTCAGGTAACTGACGGCGCTGCGTTAGTAGTTCTTGCTAATAAGAATTACGCAGAAGAATTCGCTAAGAAAAAAGGAACTAAACTTTCTGCTTATCCTAAGATCAAAGGATGGGGACACAGAGTTGCTCCAATCACTTTCGAAGCGAAAGTTGCTGAATCTAAAGGTGACAAATGGGTTCTTCCTTGGACTCGCCAAACTGTTAAAGATGCATTCGATCGTTCCGGTATGAACACTAAGGACATCGACGTTTTCGAAACTCACGACTGTTTCACTTCTTCTGAGTATGCAGCAATCTCCGCATTCGGGATCACTCAACCAGGTAAAGAACATGAAGCAATCGAAGACGGAGTGATCGACTTCCATGGTAAAAAACCGATCAACCCATCCGGTGGACTAATCGGAGCGGGACACCCTGTTGGAGCGTCCGGTGTTAGAATGATGTTAGACATCTACAAACAAGTTACTGGAACTGCAGGTGATTACCAAGTAGAAGGCGCTAAGAATGGGTTGATGCTCAATATCGGCGGATCAGCTACTACCAATTACGTGTTTGTAGTCGGAAAATAA
- a CDS encoding TlpA family protein disulfide reductase: protein MKTILWVLISLFTFGSLSAGPKDQNEIQNFPLYSLDLERKTLYQELGQISEEDLVVLNFTSSDCPPCKEEVPDLLEYSKKWNFSHQKRKLHLWIIFVGDDPNSVSKLANELGIKKQASLYFDSLQTSMRILEFPGTPTTVVIQKKKVLFKEYGYTKENWSKLISILENGR, encoded by the coding sequence ATGAAAACGATCCTTTGGGTGCTAATTTCGCTGTTTACATTCGGAAGTCTATCCGCTGGTCCCAAGGATCAAAATGAGATCCAAAACTTTCCCTTATACTCCTTAGATCTAGAAAGAAAAACGTTATACCAAGAACTCGGACAAATCTCGGAAGAAGACCTGGTAGTCCTAAATTTCACCAGTTCCGACTGCCCTCCTTGTAAAGAAGAGGTGCCCGACCTATTAGAATATTCTAAAAAATGGAACTTTTCTCATCAAAAAAGAAAACTGCATCTTTGGATTATCTTTGTAGGAGATGATCCTAATTCTGTATCCAAACTGGCAAACGAACTTGGGATCAAAAAACAAGCTTCTCTATATTTTGATAGTCTTCAGACAAGTATGAGAATTTTAGAATTTCCCGGAACTCCTACAACCGTAGTGATTCAAAAGAAAAAAGTACTATTTAAAGAATATGGATACACCAAGGAAAACTGGTCCAAACTGATTTCTATTCTGGAAAATGGGAGATAA